In Rhodanobacter denitrificans, the sequence CAGGCGATCAGTTCCTTGCGCAGCCCGTCGCTGCCGGTTTCGCCGGCGACCAGGGTGACGTACGCATAGATGCCCTGGCCCTTGATCTCGTGCGGGCAGCCGACCACGGCCGCCTCGGCCACCTTCGGGTGCGCCACCAGCGCGCTCTCCACTTCGGCGGTGCCGAGGCGGTGGCCGGACACGTTGATCACGTCGTCGACGCGGCCGGTGATCCAGTAGTAGCCGTCCTCGTCGCGGCGCGCGCCGTCGCCGGAGAAGTAGTTGCCGGGGTAGGCGCTGAAGTAGGTTTCGATGAAGCGCTGGTGGTCGCCGTAGATGGTGCGCACCTGGCCGGGCCAGGAGTCGGTGATCAGCAGGTTGCCCTCGGCCACGCCTTCCTGCACGGTGCCTTCGGCGTCGACGATGGCCGGCTTCACGCCGAAGAACGGCAGGGTGGCCGAGCCGGGCTTGGTGGCGATCGCGCCGGGAAGCGGCGAGATCATGATGCCGCCAGTCTCGGTCTGCCACCAGGTGTCGACGATCGGGCAGCGCTCCTCGCCGACCACCCGGTAGTACCACTCCCACGCCTCCGGGTTGATCGGCTCGCCGACCGAGCCGAGCAGGCGCAGCGACGCGCGAGAGCACTTCTTCACCGGCGCCTCGCCCTCGCGCATCAGCGCGCGGATCGCGGTGGGCGCGGTGTAGAAGATGCTGACCTGGTGCTTGTCGATCACCTGCCAGAAGCGGCTGTGGTCGGGGTAGTTCGGCACGCCCTCGAACATCACGGTGGTGGCGCCGTTGCATAGCGGGCCGTACACCACGTAGCTGTGGCCGGTGACCCAGCCCACGTCGGCGGTGCACCAGTAGATGTCGTCCTCACGCAGGTCGAACACCTGCTCGTGGGTGTAGCTGATGAACACCAGGTAGCCGCCGGTGGAGTGCTGCACGCCCTTCGGCTTGCCGGTGGAGCCGGAGGTGTACAGCACGAACAGCGGGTGCTCGGCCTCGACCGGGGTGGGCGCGCAGTCGGCCGACTGGCCTTCCATCAGCGTGTGCCAGTAGCGGTCGCGCGGCGACTGCATGTGCACCGCGCCGCCGGTGTGGCGCACCACGATCACGGTCTCCACGCTGTTGGTGCCGGGGCGTTCCAGTGCCGCATCCACGTTG encodes:
- the acs gene encoding acetate--CoA ligase, which produces MSKLYPVNPSFAAASRLRRDDYTRLYAESVSDPEGFWGRIGQRLDWIKPPTKIKDVSFDPKDLHIRWYEDGELNVSANCLDRQLEKRGDKVAIIFEGDDPKDSRRITYRELHAEVCKFANTLKHLGVVKGDRVAIYLPMIPEAAVAMLACARLGAIHSVVFGGFSPDSLAGRIVDSQAKVVITADEGRRAGKHIPLKVNVDAALERPGTNSVETVIVVRHTGGAVHMQSPRDRYWHTLMEGQSADCAPTPVEAEHPLFVLYTSGSTGKPKGVQHSTGGYLVFISYTHEQVFDLREDDIYWCTADVGWVTGHSYVVYGPLCNGATTVMFEGVPNYPDHSRFWQVIDKHQVSIFYTAPTAIRALMREGEAPVKKCSRASLRLLGSVGEPINPEAWEWYYRVVGEERCPIVDTWWQTETGGIMISPLPGAIATKPGSATLPFFGVKPAIVDAEGTVQEGVAEGNLLITDSWPGQVRTIYGDHQRFIETYFSAYPGNYFSGDGARRDEDGYYWITGRVDDVINVSGHRLGTAEVESALVAHPKVAEAAVVGCPHEIKGQGIYAYVTLVAGETGSDGLRKELIAWVRKEIGPIATPDYLQWAPGLPKTRSGKIMRRILRKIGENLPDQLGDITTLADPSVVKNLVDERLIK